A single region of the Manihot esculenta cultivar AM560-2 chromosome 12, M.esculenta_v8, whole genome shotgun sequence genome encodes:
- the LOC110627551 gene encoding F-box/FBD/LRR-repeat protein At1g13570-like — translation MHHSTDHGFRRQSSKSMSTNTTTFRSSSFVSDRISELPNNIINEILMRLPQKDAIRTSILSTKWRCKWLAVPQLVFDYPCNYKLSPTEKNKLAIAVYQALLLHHGPLIKFSFSVSDLDHNNSSDINHWLHFLSKNGIEDFCLRIWTGERHKLPYHFYSFQQLRLLNLYNCVFKPPSTFRGFEKLVKLELRNVVFAAERFGIFISNCPLLEELTLENCPHFFCLRLSSPNLKYLSFHGSFDSVNFKNTPVLQVVSISLNGMAEIAKYFKDRKTSNLVEIASSIPAIQDLAIENYFLKFLAMGGVHNRLMKTLHHLRILHLSGICFEKIEEVSCALCLIRSSPNLENLTIKALRETNAVMKPVVEHLRVEDFLDCSLDRLKIVKMQLIGGGQTELELMKCLLATSKRLEKLEIWPIQEKTFNRGFQILKELIRFRRASANAEILYLDPELGK, via the exons ATGCATCACTCAACTGATCATGGTTTCAGAAGGCAGTCATCGAAGAGTATGAGCACGAATACGACCACGTTTCGTAGTTCAAGCTTTGTTTCAGATAGAATTAGTGAGCTACCAAACAATATAATAAATGAAATTCTGATGCGATTGCCACAGAAGGATGCAATAAGGACAAGCATCTTATCAACCAAATGGAGATGTAAATGGTTAGCAGTTCCACAACTTGTGTTTGATTATCCCTGCAATTATAAGTTGTCACCAACAGAGAAAAATAAGCTAGCAATAGCTGTTTACCAAGCTTTATTACTCCATCATGGACCTCTTATCAAGTTCAGCTTCTCAGTCTCTGATTTGGATCACAACAATTCTTCAGATATCAATCACTGGTTACATTTCCTGTCAAAGAATGGCATAGAAGATTTCTGCCTCAGGATTTGGACAGGAGAACGCCATAAGTTGCCCTACCATTTTTACTCATTTCAGCAACTGAGACTTCTGAATCTTTATAATTGTGTGTTTAAGCCTCCATCTACTTTCAGAGGATTTGAAAAGCTTGTGAAGCTTGAGTTAAGGAACGTTGTGTTTGCTGCTGAAAGGTTTGGGATTTTCATCTCTAATTGCCCATTACTTGAAGAATTGACATTGGAAAACTGTCCTCATTTCTTCTGCCTCAGACTCAGTTCTCCCAATCTCAAGTATTTATCATTTCATGGAAGTTTTGATTCTGTTAACTTTAAAAATACTCCTGTTCTTCAAGTAGTTTCAATTTCTTTGAATGGGATGGCTGAAATTGCCAAGTATTTCAAGGACAGAAAAACATCTAATTTAGTAGAGATTGCTTCTAGTATACCTGCAATTCAGGACTTGGctatagaaaattattttttgaag TTTTTGGCTATGGGAGGTGTACACAACAGGCTTATGAAGACTTTACATCACCTCAGAATTCTTCATCTATCTGGGATCTGCTTCGAAAAGATAGAAGAGGTCTCATGTGCTCTTTGCTTGATTAGAAGCTCACCCAACTTGGAAAACCTAACAATCAAG GCACTCAGAGAGACAAATGCTGTGATGAAACCTGTTGTAGAACATTTGAGAGTTGAAGACTTCTTAGATTGTTCATTAGACCGACTAAAGATTGTAAAGATGCAGCTCATTGGCGGTGGACAGACAGAATTGGAGCTCATGAAGTGTTTACTGGCTACTTCTAAAAGGCTTGAAAAGTTAGAAATTTGGCCCATACAAGAGAAGACTTTTAATAGaggatttcaaattttgaaagagCTTATACGATTTCGACGAGCTTCTGCAAATGCTGAAATCCTTTACTTAGACCCTGAGCTAGGCAAATAg